In Panacibacter microcysteis, the genomic stretch AACAAACTGACTGCAAACAAAGATGCATGGAAAGACTACGAAATATGTTTCAGGCAGTTGTTTGATCATGTAGATTATTTTGTTGTAAATGTCAGCAGTCCCAACACACCTGGCCTGCGTGCTTTGCAGGAGAAAGATGCGCTGCTTAAAATACTTGGCAACCTGCAGCACATCAATAACGGCATGAACAAAAGAAAACCGTTGCTGTTGAAAATTGCACCAGACCTTACGAAGGAACAACTGGATGATATTGTTTCGCTCGCCCTTCAGGTTAAGCTGGATGGTCTTGTGGCAACCAACACCACCATTAGCCGCGAAGGCCTGTTAACGCCTGGTAGCGAGGTCGAAAAAATTGGTGCAGGCGGCTTAAGTGGTCAGCCATTATTGAAACATGCTACAGAAGTGTTGCATTATCTCTCTGATCAGCTGAATAACGAGATTCCGGTAATTGCAAGCGGGGGAATTTTTTCAGGGGCAGATGCGGCGCAAAAGTTTGCTTCCGGCGCATCTCTGGTACAGGTATGGACGGGTTTTGTTTACGAGGGCCCTGCCATCGTAAAAAATATCTGCACTTATTTGCGTAAGAATAGATAGCACTTGTCAACTTATTATAAAATCTTTTGAATGGAACATTTATTTACAAGCGAAAGTTTAATCAGTTTTTTTGTATTGGTCATTCTCGAAGTTGTGCTGGGTATTGATAATGTAATTTTTGTAAGCATTATCATGAACCGCCTTAAAGATGCGAAGCAGCAAAAAAAAGCACGACGCACATGGATGATAACCGGCATAATTTCCCGCAGTTTACTTTTGCTTGCGCTGGGTTGGTTGTTGAGCCAAAAAGGTAAAGCGGTGTTTACAATTTATGGCAAAGGTTTCGACCTGGCAAGTATTGTAATGCTTATTGGTGGCTTGTTCCTGATCTATAAATCTGTAAAAGAAATTCACGGAAAGCTGGAAGGAGAAGATCCGAATATGGATGTAAAGAACAAGCCGGGCTTGTCTTTTGGGCAGGCAGTGGTGCAGATCATGATTATAGATGCAGTGTTTTCTTTTGACAGTATCATTACAGCCGGCGGCACGGCGCAGCACGTGGAAATAATGATTGCGGCCGTGGTACTTGCCATGGTCGTAATGTTTTTGTTCAGTCCTAAAATTGCAGGTTTTATCCATAAACACCCCACACTCAAAATGCTGGCGCTGTCATTTCTCGTAATGATTGGTCTAAGTCTTATCATAGAAGGGTGGGATTCTGAAAAAGCGCATGAACTACACCTCAAGAACTACATCTATTTTGGTATGGCCTTTTCATTTGCCGTGGAATTGCTGAATATGACCATGAGAAAAAGAATAGAAAGAAAACGCGTTGTTACATTGAATGAACCAAGGCTGGACGAACATGCGAATGACAACAATTATTCTGACATGGCCCGGTAGCGCAGGAAATTTTTTTTAGCAGGCAGATGTACACGCATCGGGCTTTCGTTGTGTCACTCACTTGTACGGCTGTGCTGCTGTTGAGC encodes the following:
- a CDS encoding quinone-dependent dihydroorotate dehydrogenase, with amino-acid sequence MYPLIRSILFNFPTEDVHYFSMNALRTACKIPPVKSIIQSNFSFNDAALAKDLFGLHFKNPVGLGAGFDKNALYLTELETLGFGFVEIGTITPKPQAGNDKPRLFRLPQDKALINRMGFNNDGVEIIAERLATWRGENSHSAMVIGGNIGKNKLTANKDAWKDYEICFRQLFDHVDYFVVNVSSPNTPGLRALQEKDALLKILGNLQHINNGMNKRKPLLLKIAPDLTKEQLDDIVSLALQVKLDGLVATNTTISREGLLTPGSEVEKIGAGGLSGQPLLKHATEVLHYLSDQLNNEIPVIASGGIFSGADAAQKFASGASLVQVWTGFVYEGPAIVKNICTYLRKNR
- a CDS encoding TerC family protein, translated to MEHLFTSESLISFFVLVILEVVLGIDNVIFVSIIMNRLKDAKQQKKARRTWMITGIISRSLLLLALGWLLSQKGKAVFTIYGKGFDLASIVMLIGGLFLIYKSVKEIHGKLEGEDPNMDVKNKPGLSFGQAVVQIMIIDAVFSFDSIITAGGTAQHVEIMIAAVVLAMVVMFLFSPKIAGFIHKHPTLKMLALSFLVMIGLSLIIEGWDSEKAHELHLKNYIYFGMAFSFAVELLNMTMRKRIERKRVVTLNEPRLDEHANDNNYSDMAR